CAACATGCAGAGAGGGCCTTGAGGTGGCTTTGGATCATGAGGTCATCAACCCTGATCAACCCTGCCTGGGTCACCCCCTGAGATAGGATGTCTGATGTTGTGAGACCCCTAACACCTGTTATATTCAGGATACATCACTGATGATGTGTCCCAGTGCATCCTCGGATGTTTCTTCAAAccaaatgatgtaaaaaagaaCTGCTCCAGCAGCATCTCCAGCAGCTCATATTGAAGTGGAAGCAATTCATTTGAAAGAAGTATTTTAAACTATTGAGCTGTTGAAAACACACTGTTTCTCAAAGAACTTTGTGTGCTTCTTTCTGGTATTACACTTAAATATAGCTGGAAGATCGAGCCGTATGCCTGCATGCACAGACATCTGATCTACtattcattgaaaaaaaaggcaatttcaAATGACTGATTGCAACTTGTTGAATAGTTTTCCACCAACAGGGATTAGCATATTTGCACAAACAAGTTGAATCTACAGTTTAGATTAGCTCCTCTGGGggtgacatgaaacatgaatcagCATAAGGCCGTGCCCTCGTCAAGCTGCAAAAAGCACTTATGAAAATAAGCCTCATTTGAGCAACAATATGTTTCCTGTAGCTGTCAGTGAGGACAAAATTGTTCTCTTTGTGCGGAAAGTCTTAGAGCATGACCTCACTGTATAAAATCAAACTTCCACCATTTAGTATGTCTctcatttatttcaaacaggTTGAGCGTAACATGACAACATTTTATGGCAAGTTGAATTCCTGTCAAGAAAACAATCTTTACATACACTGTACAGCAAATGacttacaataataataataataataataataataataacagtacACAAAAGAAGTCATATCAAATCAAGAGGTGGGTTTTTTTGTAGACATCTCTGAACTTACAACTATAAATACTCGCCATACATTTGAAGCTTCACAATGCAGTGCATTGCCTGAGTGTTCTGCCCACTGAAGACAAACCATAATATTCAACTCTTCAACCTTCAATGTACACAACACAATGTCCagttcacaaaaaaaactatattataTAAAGTCTACTTTAATACAGAATACTTACTGTAAGCACACAGAAGAATCATCGTCCAACTTTTTTATAAAGTATCATTGATACAAAGATAATCATGCGAGGTCACCAGAACACGGTCAAATAACATCAAGCAACACttgtgactttaaaaaaaaactctgtacatttttgttgttgttggtatgtACAAATCTATTTACATTCATGGTTATTGGAGGTAAATTAGCAAATTCACAGAATAACATTTAACGTCACTGACAAGAGAAGGCAGACGAGAAACAATGTAATGAGATCTAATGGAAGTGAATTCTGATACCTGAATGTTACATGTGTAGCTACAGTTGCTAGTCAGCAGAGCAAAATGACGTGAAACTGGCGAAGCAGCTTTCCAAAGATtacaaaatattgaaatgaaaaaacaaacgtTTTATTAAGAAGGAAAGTAGCAGGTTTACAGCGTTACTATATCGTGTGCGGGATAAGCTAGTTTTGTCATCAGAGGAATGTAATTTAAGGTGTATCAATTAGTACATTTTCTATATATGCAGGTGGATTAATAACTTCATTAAAGAGTCGTGCTAGCTGTTTCCACTGGCTGTaggtctttatgctaagctaagctaactgggaGCTGACAAAGACAGCTATGAGAGCAATCCTTACATTCATCACTCCAGCAGAAAGTGAATATGTTTTTAGCCCACCAACAAAACATTCCATATTAAAGGCCTTCAGAGGTTATTATGTACTGTTGTTTATTTCCCCATGATATCACATGGTGGGTCAGACCCTTTAAACCAGCACTGGTGTGGCTGAGTTTACTCTTTCTTCCCAGGTAGAGCTGGTCTTGTGGATGTCAACACTTCGATGCACATGCAGTTGACTTCCAAGTCTCAACCTGTAAGCATTAAAAGCACAGTGACAGCATTGTTGTGACATGGCCAGTCATCCCTGTCaccttgcttttttttcccctatcAAATCCAAAAGACTCGACTGACTTATCAGGTTCAAACTCCTCTGGTGGAGAAGATTAAACCTGACAAGTCACTGGAGATTTCAGCAAATATTTACGATTTAGGAGTTCAAGCTCCAGTCAGTCTCCCACAGCATCAACAATAAAGCTTATCTGCAGTGTAATGCAGTGCCTCTATTTAACTGTTAACTAAAGCCACAGATTGCTACATAAACAAGCTCATACAAGAGAATTGAATGTTCCTGGCAATGCTCTAAATCCCACATGTtgcaacaacaagaacaaacaacaaTTACAGAGACGCATTACTTATATTACTGCCACTACACAATCGCTCTGGCAGGACAATCAACAGCAATTAATTTTCTATACACTGTATATTTGTCTGTTCAGTGTTAAATGACTCCTTCCAtgttaatgtaaacattcagaGACTGGATTGCTTCAAGGTATTTCCTCTCCGGGGTTACTGTGCAGCCCGAGAGCCAGCAGTGATTTGATTGAAAGTATCACTTCAAAGAACACTGAAAGCAGCAGCTCACAAGATTGTGGAACAAAACtgcatgagcaaaaaaaaaaaaaaaaaaacatcaactctGTTACCAGCTCAgagtcaaacaaaacaagagggAACTGAACTGATAAAGGGAAGTCTCTCATGAGGGTGCAGAAAAGGACACATCTCCAAACCATGTCACTGTGAATCAGCAACACACTGGTCTTCTAGTCTGAAGTCCCAAACTGTTTGGCTTTTCTCGTCTTCCTACAGAGTGAAGAAATTGACATTTTGcacactgttttgtttgtttacattctttTATGTTGCCTATATTAGCTTTTTTTCTAACAAAAGATAAACTGCTCTTTTTCTCCTACATGCTGTGTCTTTGCACCAGCCATGGTGCTGAATGAATCCACTAAGTGATGTTTAATCGTTCATAATTAAATCAGGTTAAAGGTCTGCTGGTGGAGTACACATGTGGACCCCTCCTCCAAACTCCATTGATATGTGACATGTTGCTCTGCCCAGTGTCTGAGAACACACAGGGAACCGATGTACAATTGATCAAATGATCCATGATGATATGACCCATGAGTTCACCTGTATATGTGCAATGAATCATCAAATTCAACGACAGAAAAtgattgttttcattcaaatgtgCACATACCTGCAAACACATGCTTAAAGAGCATGATAACCTGCTGATAatggagtgtgtgagtgtgtgttttatgtccTTAAGCCTAAGTATGCTTCATCTTTTCCACTTATAGTTTGGCACGAGAGTGGGTATGTCCTAATCACGGTGTGTTTTTATATGCTGGACAGGTCGTCGTGACATGAGGATGAGCAGCGGCGTGTTTTGGGGCTGCAGCGCGTCAACATGGTTATCTGGGTGCTGAAGTTGTTGCTGCTGCCGATGGATGGATGCTGGTATTTGGTGTCCGAGCGCATGTATCTCTGCAGGTGCCATCTCCGCCACTTCCTCTTGATCTCTCCTTGGACCTTTAATGtaataggagaaaaaaaaccctctgagATGCAGTCCTGATGTTTCCTGCAACTCTGATCAGAGTGCAGAGCAACATGGTTATCTTATGTAACAGCTTTACTGTTAATGAGATCTTTAAACTCCCAAACATAACATAAGCAACAGCTATAGCCAACTAGATACAACACGTAatatattctacaattcactgagcagacgcttttatccaaagcgacgtacatcagacagtaagtacaacacaagcaaggatctaaaaagatgggaacaatgtcagtaagagcaaacgatcatctttgagtccgattggacacacaggtgctgacaggcattgcagagaggcaaagcacaacattgagggcagttcttgagagctctaatcagtatagaatagatggggaaaaaaataacaaaataatgaaaatgaattctatttttgtatttcaatttTGTTGGGTCATCATAAAGTTTTAAATACCCAGGGATTTGATTCATATTGTCAGGGATCATTGGAGCTCTAAACACAGCACATACAATGAAGAAATAGTCCATGACACTGCTCTAAATATAGGATGTACTGATTCAACTAACTATTCAACTTTTAATAACGTTATTACTGAGCTAACTCCTtgtctaataaaaaaaatgataaaaaattgATAATCACCAACTTTTTCTATTTAGTTTcgtgtacatgtgtgaaaagtACCgcaatttctgtttgttttttctgtataaCATCTCATGTGTTTCGCTGCAACTTAATATTTTGCATCAATATTGAACTTGATTACAAGACAATGAACCatccttttttatatttaattcataCTTTggtcttttttgcctttattgttaGGACAGTGATGATTGACAGGAAATACAGCAAAGAGAGGTAGGATGAAATGCAGGGCCGAGGGTTGGAATCTAACCAGGGGCTTTTGCATGGAGGACTGTCAACCTTTGCAAACTGTGCTTGAGCCGCCATATATTGTTCTAGACTAGAGCATGCATTCATTTAACAGCTTTATTATACTTCGGCACTGAGACTTAACATTTCACAAAGGACACCTGAAAATTGCAGCAGATTAAAATTCATGCAGCATAGTGTAAAGGCTTGCCATCCAGCCCATATCCGGGATTCAATCTGGCACAGCTCCGGGAACATAACTAATGCGTCCACAGAGAGACTCTGTAGACATGACTGAATATCTCCCTGCCCAAAAGGCAGCCCTCCCACCCTGCAGGCAGAgcgcaggaaaaaaaaaaaatgccatggGGAGGTCCAGGGGTGGAGAGACAGCCTGGCCGCCTAGCAATGATGACTCACAATCACATTTCCACCCACCTTTTTCAGGACTGAGTGTGAATGTAAATCATTTACCATTGGCGACAGAAAAAATACAGATTGACAGCATTTTCTGAGAAGTACTACACGAGACAGTGAGCTATCTGTGAAGGGAAATCTTGTAATCTGAATGGTGTGTTTATACAAACAGTGTTTACATCCCCTgtgaagggggtgggggggggagaccTACCTCTCCGTTGAGGAAGCAGTAAAGGACCGCGACCACAAATCCCTATAtggaagaaacacacagaaaagagaGCATTAATGGTGTGGGTCATTAAGTTATTCTTTGTCTTTACAGCTAGTGCTTTTGTTTGATGAATTAACAAATCACATTGAAAACATAGCATATGTGGCTGGTTTATAAAAGAAAGACAGGGAGGAGGATGATGGGAGGAAGTTTCCAGACATGCTATTTGTCTGCATTCTCCTTCATTCCTGACTGTGCGATGGTATGAAATAACTGCAGGTTTTACAACAGTAACACTGTCACTGATTCAGCCCACAAAGTGCCTGGAGACCTGCCACAATTTTCTGCAAGGGGTTTCTTCAATAAAGACAATCAAAGGTCTTGGCTGACAGGTTGCCAAATCATTACTGGTAGAGGTTcaatttaaaagtgaaaaaaaaaccgTGTTGAAGTTCTTCTCATCTTTGAGGAAACCATTTCACAAGGCACTGAATTCAAACTTTTGTTCATAAATGCTGACATCATACCTGAAATGACCCGAGAATCAAGTCAAAAACTAGCCGTAGCTCAGTCTTCACCTGCTCGGGGATGAATGCAAACACGATAAAATTGATGCCAAACAAAGGAATCAAAAGCAGCGTTGATTTCGCCAGTCTCCTACAAcgacaaagcaaaaaaaacagattcacatGTCTCCCTCCTCTGAAACCAATTTTCACTCTTTCTCTATACGCTGATAATGGAATGCAACTGCTGAGtacttttcatttcacatttcagcACAGAGGACCAGaaatttgcaacaaaaaaaaaacacctttcatGAGATGCTCTCCATTACAGGACAAAATCATACACTGAGCTCTGCAATATATCTCTGTGTACACCGTGTCTTTCTTTACTGAGGTCCAAAAGGATTTTATCACTCtgagttaaagtttaaattgCTTAGGAACTTGAAGAACTACAGAAACATTCAATTTTACATCACCAGTTGAAACCACAGGACAAATACAGTCTCTGCTTTCTGTGCTTTTTCAAGATCATCTTTGTTTACAATTTTAATACACAAAACtttataaagaatatggaccaAATTGAATCCCCTGCAGAGAGGTTTTTCCTATCACTCTTATAAGAAATTATTATATCTCATCGTATCTTTCATCTCAATTAAAAACCATTTAGAATATAAATAACAGGAATTTATACTCACGAGTACTGGTTGGACTCATTTCTTCCAATATCTGGACAGTTGATTTTCTGACGAAGTATTCTTATAATGCAGATAAACAGTATAAAGTTCATCTGTGGAGGAAAGGAACAATATCAGGTGCATTTCCCTGATATAAAACAATAGAACCAGCCTTGCTCGAAATTAGcttcaacatgttttcagtgtttgatcTGATGAATGTAAAGGAATGTTTCACAAATGCTTCTCATAACAGAGTcctgctgttgtgtttcttcttgCACGATTGGATTATTTTGCTCGCCCACAGGAAAATGAGCATCTCCAAATACTAAATTTGTGTCAGACCCCTGAAAGGGCTACACATTTAAACCCCCACTCACATCACTCAGCTgctagagagagaaaaagacggGTGACAAGGAGACGGACAAGAAGATATGACAGCCGAGCTGCTGATCCTGATCTTAATCTGAAGGAACacgagagaaaaacaaaacatgctgtGCTAAGAAATGCTGCCAAGAGCAGGACAGAGCTGGGAAGAGGCCTTAGGGCCAACATTATCTCAGAATTGTCCATTTTGGGCAtcactttaaattcaaatgttaTAAAAAGTAGAAAGTTATTTGTTATAACTATAATGAAAATGTAGATTAGGGACCCTTTGATTCATTAATATGTCGTTTAGTTGAATAAAGAACCATTCTTCAGTTATGCTTGCAGTTCATTGAGCATGTAGCACTGCAGCGCCTAGAGTTTACTAACACAGTAAACTAAAATGCTCTATGCTAACTCCCGAGGTTGGTATGTCCTGTGTTGAGGACATACCAACCTCTCAGTGGTGTTGACATACATTATGAAttttaaaaagagtttaaagGCTTCATGTTAAATACTACACTGAATATGACTGATGTTATTCTGTGATTACTTGTGCTGTGGAAAAAACTGACTTCAGATGTTGACAAACTGGAATTGTTGAAAAAGTACTCAAAGCTTGTAAACCAACCAGGATTGATGCCAAAATAGGCGTTTTAATGATCCACCAGAAGACATCAGTGTTCTCGATAATATCCCAGCACCTGTGGCAGCGTGAAAAACAATAGTCGCCTTAAAGATGCAGCAAATCAGGGACTAATTAGAGATTTTATCCTCGCCTCTAGTCTGGCAGtcccgtgtttttttttatcttacccCACGTCGTTATAATAAGCTTTGGCGATGCTCCAAGCTGTGATGAAAACAGTGGGACCACCTTGGGACAAAAACAGATATAAAAGTGTGCATTAAAGTAACTATTGTATCCCTTAGGTCTCACAACCTTAGTCATCAGAGGAGCATGAAAGAGGAATATAAAAGGTACATGAGGAAGAGGTTCTCACCCCAGCCGATCAAGATGTAGGCCCAGAAGTACTTCCtctcagagaagaaagaaacagcCAACAGAGCGTGAAGATAAAGACCTTCCACCAGCAGCCAGAAGAAACTGGCCATTATGCAGTACTGGAAGAACACAATTACTACTTTGCAGCCAACCTGATGATGGACACAGAGCACAAAAGGGATGAATGTCACAGTGCTCTCAATGGATACTGTATATGTCGAACAAGAAGATTACCATCTTTTGAGGGTGCAGTTTGATTTCCTATAGAAGCAGaactgcagcaacaacaattagaaaaatggaaaaatgcacttattgattttcttttcttaaggGGCGAAGGCTGTCTGTATTCAGAAGTGTTTTTGCTTTGGGATTTGGCCATACATGCGACAACAcaatgcatacatttgcatgaGTTCCTGTCACTTTACCACGAGAGCACCGTTAACTCTGCGGTCCCATGGGGCCAGGGCAACACGCGTTGAGCTGACAAGCATTCCAATTACAGGTTAATCACACCCAGAACACCTCTTTGTCCTCAGTGAATAGAAAACCCTGACGGGCTGATTGTAGCGTGATATAAAAAGGTTAATCTTCATATTAAAATAAGTCATTTAATGGGCATATATTAGatgttttattgtctttaatGAGTCTAACAGTATAAATGTCTCCAAAGCCATTCCATGACTCAGCCTGAATAATATGTCATCAAGTACAAAAGTGGAATATGATTTGAACATGCtgagtgtctttaaaaaaaaactgaattccTTAAACTGATGCATCTGGATACAATTAATGTCAATTAGAAGATTTTCATCAGTACCACTACACAAGCGTCCCCTTATATAAAGTGTTTAATGGATTTTTATTGGTTTATAAATAATTGAATTCTTTAAAGGTCAGTTTTAACGATTAAGAAGAACATCCTCTGGGCTGTTTGGTTATCTTCCTACGtatcaaaacaacaacttacATTTACATCTGCAGACGTTGCTTATAATAAAACGTTGATTGATGTCTTAACACTTGCGATTAGTGTTTTTTCCTGTTGGCTGTGAGAAACTCATTATTGCTTCATCTATTATGAATCCTAACTTGATGTTTGGAATATTTTATTGATGTCTTATAAACATTTGTAACCGCATATTTTACAGCTTATTAAACAGTGACGGGCTCAGCACCACAGCTCCTTTCACTAATGAAATCGAATGACTCTGAACTTCATCCCAGATGTAAATCAGTATCATAATTCATATGTTGCTGTAGACTTTGTCACAATTATTAGCCAGAGCCTGTTAATAAGCACTTATTCATAAAGTAAACCGACTACAGCAGCCAAAAGAGAAGTTTCAAAGTAGTTGAATGAGAGGTGGTGATGTACTCCACATGACAAATATGGAAACCCTCaatcatgaatgaatgaattaaactTTGAGTTAACATATCAGATTTCAGGGCAGAATTGTTTGAGTGTGTTGAAAGATTATAAAACTATAATTTTAGGACAGGTTTGCTTATCCGAGTGCTTTTAGCGTCATTAgtgtttgttaatttttttactctttaatGTAAAACTCGCTTCATATGATGGTAAACTGGAGTCTAATCTACTTTTGTTtcagggataaaaaaaatataaacagtgAGAAAATCTTGATCTAAAGATTTATGGTGCGTTTCATTTACCTCAGAAGTCGGAGCTGGGAATTA
This is a stretch of genomic DNA from Labrus bergylta chromosome 20, fLabBer1.1, whole genome shotgun sequence. It encodes these proteins:
- the vipr1b gene encoding vasoactive intestinal polypeptide receptor 1b, coding for MDASQLFFVLLLYGYLPKVSTLQMCDVVNQIELEKEHCENSTFGNLTSGCQGMWDIIACWPSASVGEVVTITCPTYFSYFNDQHRGNLSKTCTADGWTEMHPFDIAVNCGYNLNGTSDDGKFFWQVKIGYTIGHSVSLISLTTAIVILCIFRKLHCTRNYIHMHLFVSFILKAIAVFVKDVVLYEVGEVDNCSTGSVGCKVVIVFFQYCIMASFFWLLVEGLYLHALLAVSFFSERKYFWAYILIGWGGPTVFITAWSIAKAYYNDVGCWDIIENTDVFWWIIKTPILASILMNFILFICIIRILRQKINCPDIGRNESNQYSRLAKSTLLLIPLFGINFIVFAFIPEQVKTELRLVFDLILGSFQGFVVAVLYCFLNGEVQGEIKRKWRRWHLQRYMRSDTKYQHPSIGSSNNFSTQITMLTRCSPKTRRCSSSCHDDLSSI